The segment CCAGTAGTCGACGGCTGGGATGTTGGAGAGCTCTTCCGACCAGGGAAATAGAGGGGGCTGATAGCCCAGCACACATTGGAAAGGGGTAAGGCCGGTGGTAGATTGTCTCAGAGAGTTTTGGGCATACTCAGCCCAGGGCAGGTAACGGCTCCAGTTGTGCTGGTCGGAAGAGCAATAGGCCCGGAGGAAGCGTCCGAGTTCTTGTATCTTccgctcagtctggccgttggtttgAGGGTGGTAGCCTGAGGAAAGGCTGATGGAGACCTGGAGTAGTTTGAAGAAAGCATGCCATACCCGGGAGATGAACTGTGGGCCCCGGTCCGACACGATATCCTCAGGGAGGCCGAAATAACGGAAGACAGACTGGAAGAGGGTTTCGGCGGTCTCCATGGCTGTGGGTAGTCCCTTGAGGGGAACAAACCGGCATGATTTAGAGAATCTGTCGACTATCACTAGAATGCAGGTGAAATTATTGGATGGTGGCAGGTCGGTAACAAAGTCGACCCcgatgtgggaccagggccgGGCAGGTATGGGTAGAGGCTGGAGTTTTCCTTGTGGTAGCTGTCGAGGTGTGTTGGtgatggcacagactgagcaggcACGGACATGACGGGCTACCTCACGGGCCATTCCTGGCCACCAGAACCGGGAGCGGAGGAGTGAGAGGGTCCGCTTGctgcctgggtgtccagagcccggagaggaGTGGATGGAGTCCAGAAGGGAGGAGCGCAGGGTGGAAGGGACGTACTGTTTCCCTTCTGGATCTCCCAGCGGAACTGGCTCTCAGGATGTGGCATCCTGAAGTTGTTGGTCGAGGCTCCACAGGATTGGGTTGAGGACAAGCTCTGGAGGAAGGATGGGATCAGAGGTTGACTGGGGGTCCGGTTGGTGAATGCGGGATAAGGCATCCGCCTTAATGTTCTTGTGGCCTGGACGATAGGTGATGGTGAAGGAGAACCGGGAGAAGAACAAGGCCCACCGAGCCTGGCGAGGGTTCAGCCGTTTGGCCTCCCGGATGTACTCCAGGTTACGGTGGTCAGTAATGACGGTGAAGGGATGGTTGGCACCCTCCAGCCAGTGCCTCCATTCCTCCAGAGCTAACTTAATGGCCAGGAGTTCCCGATTGCCAATGTCGTAGTTTTGTTCCGCTGGGGAAAACTTCCGGGAAAagaaggcacatggatggagtttgGGAGGCTCTCCGGAGTACTGAGAGAGTACGGCTCCAGCCCCGGTGGTGGATGCGTCGACTTCCACGATGAATGGTTTGGCAGGGTTTGGAAGGACGAGGGCCGGAGCCGTACTGAAGGCGGATTTGAGGGTGGTGAAGGCGTGGGTGGCGGCAGGAGTCCAGGTAAGGGTTTTGGGTTTTCCTTTAAGGAGGTTGGTGAGGCTGGCAGAATGAAGACTGAAGCGGTGGATGAAACGGCGGTAAAAGTTGGCAAATCCGAGGAAGCGTTGGAGTTCCTTAACAGTTGAGGGAGTGGGCCAGTCCCTGATGGCTGCGACCTTGTCCATGTCCATGCTGATCCCAGCTGGACCGATGACGTAGCCGAGGAACTGGATGGTGGTTTGGTGGAACTCGCACTTCTCCGCCTTGAGGTACAGATGGTGGTTTCTCAGCTTCGTAAGGACCTGCGTAACGTGGTGGCGATGGTCGGCCAGGTTCCGAGAGTAGATGAGGATGTCATCTATGTAGACTATGACGAATCGGTGGAGGAACTctcggaacacctcgttcatgaaGCCCTGGAAGACCGAGggcgcgttgaccaggccatagggcataaCCCGGTAATGGTAGTGGCCGgtaggggtgatgaaggcggtcttccactcgtccccagGGCGTATGCgaacgaggttgtacgcgctacgcaagtccagcttggagaagatgcgAGCTNNNNNNNNNNNNNNNNNNNNNNNNNNNNNNNNNNNNNNNNNNNNNNNNNNNNNNNNNNNNNNNNNNNNNNNNNNNNNNNNNNNNNNNNNNNNNNNNNNNNNNNNNNNNNNNNNNNNNNNNNNNNNNNNNNNNNNNNNNNNNNNNNNNNNNNNNNNNNNNNNNNNNNNNNNNNNNNNNNNNNNNNNNNNNNNNNNNNNNNNNNNNNNNNNNNNNNNNNNNNNNNNNNNNNNNNNNNNNNNNNNNNNNNNNNNNNNNNNNNNNNNNNNNNNNNNNNNNNNNNNNNNNNNNNNNNNNNNNNNNNNNNNNNNNNNNNNNNNNNNNNNNNNNNNNNNNNNNNNNNNNNNNNNNNNNNNNNNNNNNNNNNNNNNNNNNNNNNNNNNNNNNNNNNNNNNNNNNNNNNNNNNNNNNNNNNNNNNNNNNNNNNNNNNNNNNNNNNNNNNNNNNNNNNNNNNNNNNNNNNNNNNNNNNNNNNNNNNNNNNNNNNNNNNNNNNNNNNNNNNatacatatacagtacatgccagaccagtatgtgtaAATCTGCCAGAGATATTCTGCATGACTGTGTATAGCAGATAATTGAATAAAATGCATCTCATGTGCAGTGCAATGATATGGTTATTTTCCAGggtgaatcctctcatgtattttcagatctgatgactgactaaatctcttgttgcagtgtgaacacttataaggtctCTATCcattgtggatcctctcatgtgttttcaaaagaactgactgactaaatctcttgttgcagtgtgaacactcataaggtttctctctagtgtggatcttctcatgtattttcagatatgatgattgattaaatctcttgttgcagtgtgaacactcataaggtttctctccagtgtggatcatctcatgtgttttcaaatgtactgactgataaaatctcttgttgcagtgtgaacactcataaggtttctctccagtgtggatcatctcatgtgttttcaaatgtactgactgattaaatctcttgttgcagtgtgaacactcataaggtttttctcctttgtggatcctctcatgtcttttcatatatgctgactgactaaatctcctgttgcagtgtgaacacttataaggtttctctccagtgtggaccttctcatgtattttcagacatGCTGACCGACTAAacctcttgttgcagtgtgaacacttataaggtttctctccagtgtggatcctctcatgtattttcagatatgatgactgaataaatctcttgttgcagtgtgaacactcataaggtttctctctagcgtggatcctctcatgtattttcaggtcTCCTGACTTACTGAATATCTTGTTACACTGTGAACATTCATAAGTGTGGATCCTcttatgcagttttaaataagttactgAAGTAGAAATTTTTTCACACTTTGAACACATGGATTCTCTCACACCAGTATTTATATTCTCATATACTTGCAAACTTTGTAGACGgcaaaaactctttccacacaaatggcaCGAATGTGGCTTCACCTTTGTGTGAACTTTCAAGTGATTCCTCAGACCTGAAGCCGCTAAATACACtttaccacattgatcacatggatgcttctctctagtgtggatgttcatgtgctccttaaggcttgatgagcgtgaaaaactcttcccacattgatcacaagtaaATGGTTTTTCTTcagtatgaattttcatgtggcgCTCAAGatctgtttttcttgtgaaactttttccacactgagtgcaggtggaacatttctctgctcttcttttctttaaatctttctgtttggcttgagagcaactcaaaggtctttctccagttttaaaatgatttttctcctcaacttgacttgattcttcattctcctctttttctttaatcAACTCTGAAATACAAGTAAGAAGGGTTCATTTTCAGTAACTTGTTATAagctgaaaaacatgaaaaactaaCATTTGAGAGTAGTGCCAATAAGTCCTACAGATGGTGGCGCCAGAAGCAGATTTGGTAGAAATGGTGTGTGGGATATCAATAACAAAGATAATTTAAAGGGGCATATGACGCGGTttcctttggagtgttacaagctgtttgtgcattagataagatttgtgaagctgcaaagcctaaagtctcaaaaccagagatatatattataaaagttgaaggtcccatattgtcaaaatctaaattttctggcttttttcatgataactgaggtctaggggctatgtaactaccatataagtttcaaaacagtcaatccacagtaaactgcacacagcctgcttaaagtagctgttccttttcacaaGACGCAGTGACttctgtaaaaatgtgacgtctgatctactcagtcaccacctTTAGTCACCACCCCCGAataccaaccaccgtcccaccctccttttgtcaaaccccgacAACATTGCGTCCATTTCATTGCTAAGCAGCATCAACacaaaaacaaatatgaaaaccctgttcagtcgatacatgtcaaaactacatcattgcacaggctttcGAACAACgtaaatataagagaccagtgttacgtcaacttcagcctctttcacacagccattccggaaaatacacggataatgtgttctAGAATCCTGAGCAGGACTGTTTTCTTTATCCCGCTCCCGT is part of the Garra rufa chromosome 1, GarRuf1.0, whole genome shotgun sequence genome and harbors:
- the LOC141326106 gene encoding uncharacterized protein, translated to MLKMFIKVESEENTSELENWRIKQEPEPLTTRQDEPEPLRIKQEKPEHLRIKQEPEPLTISQEEPQPLIIKQEPEPLRIKQEEPEPLRIKQEEPEPLRIKQEEPEPLRIKQEEPEPLRIKHEEKEELIKEKEENEESSQVEEKNHFKTGERPLSCSQAKQKDLKKRRAEKCSTCTQCGKSFTRKTDLERHMKIHTEEKPFTCDQCGKSFSRSSSLKEHMNIHTREKHPCDQCGKVYLAASGLRNHLKVHTKVKPHSCHLCGKSFCRLQSLQVYENINTGVRESMCSKCEKISTSVTYLKLHKRIHTYECSQCNKIFSKSGDLKIHERIHAREKPYECSHCNKRFIQSSYLKIHERIHTGEKPYKCSHCNKRFSRSACLKIHEKVHTGEKPYKCSHCNRRFSQSAYMKRHERIHKGEKPYECSHCNKRFNQSVHLKTHEMIHTGEKPYECSHCNKRFYQSVHLKTHEMIHTGEKPYECSHCNKRFNQSSYLKIHEKIHTREKPYECSHCNKRFSQSVLLKTHERIHNG